CCAAGATCCTCGGTAATATCGAAGTGGGGCGCGGCGCGAAAATCGGTGCGGGTTCGGTGGTGTTACAGCCTGTGCCTGCGCACACTACCGCTGCGGGCGTTCCGGCGCGTATCGTCGGCAAGCCTGACAGCGACAAGCCATCGATGGAAATGGATCAACATTTCAATGGGATGGTGCCAGGTTTTGAATTTGGTGACGGGATCTGAAAGCGACCCATTCGTTTATCGCTTGCGGGTCGGGCAGCGCCCGACCTGCTCAAACATTTGGCGTCTATGACGCCTTGTCTGTGCCAGCAAAACGCGAGCTGGCTGCGACAACATTCAGTCTCTTAATATTGCGCCAGCATAATCCAGCTGTCTCCACGCCTCATAGACCACCACTGAAACCGCGTTAGATAAATTCATGCTGCGGCTGTCCGGCATCATCGGTATGCGAATTTTTTGCTGTGCCGGCAGCGCATCAAGCACCCTGGCAGGCAGCCCCCGCGTTTCTGGCCCAAATAGCAGGTAATCCCCCGCCTGATAGCTTACCGCACTGTGTGCGGGCGTGCCTTTAGTGGTCAGGGCAAACAAACGCCGTGGCGTTTCGGACGCGGCAAAGGCCTCATAGCTGGCATGATGCCTGATGGCGGCGAATTCGTGATAGTCGAGTCCGGCACGGCGCAGTCGTTTGTCATCCCAGGCGAAACCGAGGGGTTCGATCAAATGCAGCTGAAAGCCGGTATTGGCGCAGAGGCGGATGATGTTCCCGGTATTTGGCGGGATTTCGGGTTCAAATAAAACGATATTAAGCATGATGCGGCCCTCAGGAACGAGGGCCGAAGGATAGCAAATTAATCGCTATGAGTGGTATACAGCGGTAGCCATATTGTCAGGCGTAATCCTCCCAGCGGGCTGTTATCGGCTTTGACCGAGCCACGGTGCTGTTGAATGGCGTTATCGACAATCGCCAGCCCCAGACCGGTGCCGCCAGATTCACGATCGCGCGCCTCATCGGTACGGTAGAATGGACGGAAAATCTGTTCGCGGTCTTCCTGGCTGACACCCGGACCATCGTCATCGACATGAACGGTAATGCCCTTTTTATCAACCGCAAAGCTCACCGAGATTTTGCTGTGCGAATAGCGCAGCGCGTTGCGAACAATGTTCTCAAGCGCACTTTCCAGCGAACTGGGGTTACCGTAAAGCGGCCAGGGGCCGGGAGGATAGGGGATCTCAAGTACTTTCCCCATCTGCTCGGCTTCGAAACGCGCATCTTCCAGAACGTCCGACCACAGGTGATTGGCCTTGATCGCCTCACTCACCAGCGCATTTTTGTGCTGGGTGCGCGACAGCACCAGCAGGTCGTTGATCATGCCATCCAGACGTTGCGCTTCCATCTCAATACGACCCAGCTCTTTCCCTTCACCATGGCGACGGCGCATCAGGGCGGTTGCCAGCTGCAGTCGCGTAAGCGGAGTACGCAGCTCGTGGGATATATCGGATAGCAAACGTTGCTGCGCGTTCATCATGCGTTCCAGCGCGCTGACCATTTGGTTAAAGCTGGCACCGGCCGCGAGGAACTCCTGAGGCCCCGACTCCAGTTCAGGACGCTGACGCAGGTTACCCGCCGCAACGTCATCGGCGGCATGCTTCAGTTTCCGCGCGGGTTTTGCCAGGCTCCATGCCAGCCACAGCAATAGCGGTGAGCTAATCAGCATGGTGACAATCAGCAGCAACAGCGGGCGGTCAAACAGCAGGTTGATGAAGTCCAGTTGCGAACTGCCTGCCGGGCGGATCAGGTAGAGCTGATAGTTATCCTCACCATCGCGAATGGAGAACGGCCCCACCATCTCCAGCCGACCATACTTTTTCTTCTGCGGGCGATCGGCGTTGTCCGACTGTCCGATAAAATTACGGATCACCTGCATTTCATTATGCTGTGCGC
This DNA window, taken from Erwinia tasmaniensis Et1/99, encodes the following:
- the cpxA gene encoding envelope stress sensor histidine kinase CpxA; translated protein: MISSLTTRIFAIFWLTLALVLMLVLMLPKLDSRQMTPLLDNEQRQGTMIEQHVEAELSQDPPNDLMWWRRLFRAIDKWAPPGQRLLLVTSEGRVIGAQHNEMQVIRNFIGQSDNADRPQKKKYGRLEMVGPFSIRDGEDNYQLYLIRPAGSSQLDFINLLFDRPLLLLIVTMLISSPLLLWLAWSLAKPARKLKHAADDVAAGNLRQRPELESGPQEFLAAGASFNQMVSALERMMNAQQRLLSDISHELRTPLTRLQLATALMRRRHGEGKELGRIEMEAQRLDGMINDLLVLSRTQHKNALVSEAIKANHLWSDVLEDARFEAEQMGKVLEIPYPPGPWPLYGNPSSLESALENIVRNALRYSHSKISVSFAVDKKGITVHVDDDGPGVSQEDREQIFRPFYRTDEARDRESGGTGLGLAIVDNAIQQHRGSVKADNSPLGGLRLTIWLPLYTTHSD
- the trmL gene encoding tRNA (uridine(34)/cytosine(34)/5-carboxymethylaminomethyluridine(34)-2'-O)-methyltransferase TrmL, whose product is MLNIVLFEPEIPPNTGNIIRLCANTGFQLHLIEPLGFAWDDKRLRRAGLDYHEFAAIRHHASYEAFAASETPRRLFALTTKGTPAHSAVSYQAGDYLLFGPETRGLPARVLDALPAQQKIRIPMMPDSRSMNLSNAVSVVVYEAWRQLDYAGAILRD